A DNA window from Hydra vulgaris chromosome 13, alternate assembly HydraT2T_AEP contains the following coding sequences:
- the LOC100210676 gene encoding 3-hydroxyacyl-CoA dehydrogenase type-2: protein MTTKFVTYVTGGASGLGKATVLRLVKRGGKVIIADLPSSRGQDLANEIGSSAVFYPTDVTNEADIRSGVELGKSKFGQINSLVNCAGIGVAIKTIRKGVAHPLADFNKVIQINLVGTFNAIRILSESMCTNEPNANGERGVIVNTASVAAHEGQRGQAAYSASKGGIVGMTLPIARDLAEYGIRVNTISPGLFNTPIFESLPAAVVEKLSKTVPFPQRLGNPDEYAQLVEAIFTNPMFNGETVRLDGAIRMQP from the exons atgACAACAAAATTTGTGACATATGTTACTGGTGGAGCTTCTGGACTTGGCAAAGCAACTGTTTTAAGACTAGTAAAACGTGGGGGTAAAGTTATAATTGCTGATCTTCCATCTAGCAGAGGTCAAGATCTTGCAAATGAAATAGGAAGTAGTGCTGTCTTTTATCCCACTGAT gTTACAAATGAAGCAGACATACGATCTGGAGTTGAGTTAGGTAAAAGTAAATTTGGCCAAATTAATTCACTTGTAAACTGTGCTGGTATTGGTgttgcaataaaaacaattagaaaaGGTGTGGCTCATCCATTAGcagattttaataaagttatacaa ataaatttagttGGGACATTTAACGCCATTCGAATCTTATCGGAATCTATGTGTACAAATGAACCAAATGCAAACGGTGAAAGAGGGGTTATTGTAAACACAGCAAGTGTAGCTGCTCATGAAGGGCAACGCGGTCAGGCAGCGTACTCTGCATCCAAAGGCGGCATTGTAGGCATGACGCTTCCTATTGCAAGAGATTTGGCAGAGTATGGAATTCGCGTGAACACTATTTCTCCag gaCTATTTAATACACCAATATTTGAGAGTCTTCCTGCAGCTGTTGTTGAAAAACTATCCAAAACCGTTCCTTTTCCTCAACGATTAGGTAATCCCGATGAGTATGCTCAATTGGTTGAAGCAATATTTACCAATCCAATGTTTAACGGCGAAACTGTTCGACTAGATGGCGCTATCCGAATGCAGCCGTAA